The sequence GCTTGTGCAAGTCTGATAAGACAAGGGATCATCTCTTCTACAGGTCTTATGGCATAAATACATTCACAATCACTGTAGAGTGATAATTGAGGTGAAAAAACATCATCATACACATATGGTATAAATAACATCTTTTTTGGAACAACAATATCTGTACATCGTTTTAAAACACCTGCTCGAAACAATAAATGGGCAGCATGAAGGTTTTCTCCAGCCCCTGTTTCGACCGCTGAGCGGTACCTCCAAACGATGTAGCGGGCAATCTCCGTCTCAATATGTTTATACCCGCTCATTACCCAGATTATTGGAGATGAATATCCTTATTTTTTGGGATCGCGGGGCACCAGCAGGTCTAGAAATTCCTGTTTATCGGATCATTTCTCAAATTCTGGATATTCCGGCTTCAGTATGTGAGAGTCCTGTTTTATATAATGGCTTTGACAGGACGAGAAATCAGTTTGATGCAAGTGA comes from Methanospirillum hungatei and encodes:
- a CDS encoding UPF0146 family protein — protein: MSGYKHIETEIARYIVWRYRSAVETGAGENLHAAHLLFRAGVLKRCTDIVVPKKMLFIPYVYDDVFSPQLSLYSDCECIYAIRPVEEMIPCLIRLAQAIGVDLLIYHLGFEGTDRPAPVSGCDVSLHQYVKN